A part of Leptotrichia trevisanii DSM 22070 genomic DNA contains:
- a CDS encoding 6-phospho-alpha-glucosidase has translation MKKFSIVVAGGGSTFTPGIVLMLLENLDKFPIRQIKFYDNDAERQEVIAKACDIIIKEKAPDINFVYTTDPETAFTDVDFVMAHIRVGKYAMREKDEKIPLRHGVLGQETCGPGGISYGMRSIGGVIELVDYMEKYSPNAWMLNYSNPAAIVAEATRRLRPNSKILNICDMPIGIEIRMAEMLGLESRKDMVIRYFGLNHFGWWTDIRDKKGNDLMPALREKVAKVGYNVEIEGENTEASWSDTFTKARDVFAIDPTTMPNTYLKYYFFPDYVVEHSNPNHTRANEVMEGREKFVFGECRAIAEKGTAKDSKLHVDDHASYIVDLARAIAYDTKERMLLIVENDGAISNFDPTAMVEVPCIVGSNGPEKIVQGKIPQFQKGLMEQQVSVEKLTVEAWIEGSYQKLWQAITLSRTVPSASVAKAILDDLIEANKDFWPVLK, from the coding sequence ATGAAAAAATTTTCAATTGTAGTAGCTGGTGGAGGTAGTACATTCACTCCAGGAATTGTGTTGATGTTACTTGAAAATTTAGATAAATTTCCGATTAGACAAATAAAATTTTATGATAACGATGCAGAAAGACAAGAAGTTATAGCAAAGGCTTGTGATATTATTATAAAGGAAAAAGCACCTGATATTAACTTTGTTTACACAACAGACCCTGAAACAGCATTTACAGATGTTGACTTTGTTATGGCACATATAAGAGTTGGAAAATATGCAATGCGTGAAAAAGATGAAAAAATACCTTTAAGACATGGAGTATTAGGACAAGAAACTTGTGGGCCTGGAGGAATTTCTTATGGAATGCGTTCAATCGGTGGAGTTATCGAATTAGTTGATTATATGGAAAAATATTCACCAAATGCGTGGATGTTAAACTATTCAAATCCTGCGGCAATCGTGGCAGAAGCAACTAGAAGATTACGTCCAAACTCTAAGATATTAAATATTTGCGATATGCCAATTGGAATTGAAATAAGAATGGCTGAAATGCTTGGACTTGAATCAAGAAAAGATATGGTAATCAGATACTTTGGATTAAATCACTTTGGATGGTGGACAGATATTAGAGATAAAAAGGGAAATGACTTGATGCCTGCATTGAGAGAAAAAGTTGCAAAAGTTGGATATAATGTGGAAATTGAAGGAGAAAATACAGAAGCAAGCTGGAGTGACACATTTACAAAAGCAAGAGATGTATTTGCAATTGATCCAACAACAATGCCAAATACTTATCTGAAATATTACTTCTTCCCTGATTATGTAGTAGAACACTCAAATCCTAACCATACAAGAGCAAATGAAGTAATGGAAGGAAGAGAAAAATTTGTATTCGGAGAATGTAGAGCAATCGCTGAAAAAGGAACAGCAAAAGATAGCAAACTTCATGTGGATGATCACGCTTCATATATAGTTGACTTGGCAAGAGCAATCGCTTATGATACAAAGGAAAGAATGTTATTAATTGTAGAAAATGACGGTGCAATCTCAAACTTTGATCCAACTGCAATGGTTGAAGTACCTTGTATAGTAGGTTCAAATGGGCCTGAAAAAATCGTTCAAGGTAAAATTCCTCAATTCCAGAAAGGATTAATGGAACAACAAGTATCAGTTGAAAAATTGACAGTAGAAGCATGGATAGAAGGTTCATACCAAAAACTTTGGCAAGCAATCACATTGTCAAGAACAGTACCAAGTGCCTCTGTTGCAAAAGCAATATTAGATGATTTAATTGAAGCAAATAAAGACTTCTGGCCAGTATTGAAATAG
- a CDS encoding glycoside hydrolase family 13 protein, producing MTLLNMKEKNMDTKKLDKKWWKKEVGYQIYPRSFYDSNNDGIGDLNGITEKLDYLKDLGITLIWVCPIFKSPMDDNGYDISDYYDVNPEFGTKEDLERLIAEAEKRGIKIILDLVINHTSDEHEWFLEALRNPESKYRNYYIFKRGENGLPPTNWRSHFGGSAWEKVEGEADENGNEMYYLHLFSKKQPDLNWENPEVREELYKMVNYWLEKGIAGFRVDAINSIKKDKDYLDLPVDGADGFAFSIKYTLNQPGIEEFLGELAEKTFKKYNCMTVAETPLLEYERYNDFIGEDGFFSMIFDFSYSDLDMAKEGFYYSVQDVKVRELRNKIFESQLTQQKYGWGAPFLENHDLPRSLNKFLGKKANEINAKLLATLFFFLRGTPFIYQGQEIGMDNFERTDIAQFDDIASKDQYQRALGEGCSPKEALQFINKRSRDNSRTPMQWDSTKNAGFSKDENVKAWIELTGSHEKVNVESQINNENSIFAHYKKMIDLRQNGKYSDCLTFGDFISVPLENEKIIAYVRKYGNQKVLCINNFSCEKQEVKLSEIARSINEAEIKLGDVLINNYENVENDGKVLIFEGYQSLLVQI from the coding sequence ATGACTTTATTGAATATGAAGGAGAAAAATATGGATACAAAAAAATTAGATAAAAAATGGTGGAAAAAAGAAGTTGGGTATCAAATTTATCCAAGAAGTTTTTATGATAGTAATAACGATGGAATTGGAGATTTGAATGGGATTACAGAAAAGTTGGATTATTTGAAGGATTTAGGAATAACGCTTATTTGGGTTTGTCCAATTTTTAAGTCGCCAATGGATGATAATGGGTATGATATTTCAGATTATTACGATGTGAATCCTGAGTTTGGAACAAAGGAAGATTTAGAGAGATTGATTGCGGAGGCTGAAAAAAGAGGGATAAAAATAATTCTAGATTTGGTAATTAATCATACTTCTGATGAGCATGAGTGGTTTTTGGAAGCATTAAGAAATCCTGAAAGCAAGTATAGAAATTATTATATTTTCAAAAGAGGAGAAAACGGATTGCCACCGACAAACTGGAGAAGCCATTTTGGTGGTTCTGCCTGGGAAAAAGTTGAAGGTGAAGCTGATGAAAATGGGAATGAAATGTACTATTTACATTTATTCTCAAAAAAACAGCCTGACTTAAACTGGGAAAATCCTGAAGTCAGGGAAGAACTTTATAAAATGGTAAATTACTGGCTGGAAAAAGGAATTGCAGGTTTCAGGGTAGATGCTATAAATTCAATAAAAAAAGACAAAGATTATCTAGACTTGCCTGTTGATGGAGCGGATGGTTTTGCATTTAGCATAAAATATACGTTAAATCAGCCAGGAATTGAGGAATTTTTAGGAGAACTGGCAGAAAAAACATTTAAGAAGTACAACTGCATGACTGTAGCTGAAACACCTTTACTGGAATACGAAAGATATAATGATTTTATTGGTGAAGATGGATTTTTTTCAATGATTTTTGATTTTAGTTATTCTGATTTGGATATGGCAAAGGAAGGATTTTATTATTCAGTACAGGATGTGAAAGTGAGAGAATTAAGAAACAAAATTTTTGAGAGTCAGTTGACGCAGCAGAAATATGGATGGGGAGCACCATTTTTGGAAAATCATGACTTACCTAGAAGTTTGAATAAATTTTTAGGGAAGAAAGCAAATGAAATAAATGCAAAATTACTTGCAACATTGTTTTTCTTTTTACGTGGGACACCGTTTATTTATCAGGGACAGGAAATAGGAATGGACAATTTTGAAAGAACTGATATAGCACAGTTTGATGACATTGCCAGCAAGGATCAGTATCAGCGTGCATTGGGAGAAGGATGTTCTCCTAAAGAAGCCTTGCAATTTATAAATAAACGAAGCCGTGATAATTCGAGAACACCGATGCAATGGGATAGCACTAAAAATGCTGGATTTTCAAAAGATGAAAATGTAAAAGCATGGATAGAATTGACTGGAAGCCATGAAAAAGTAAATGTAGAATCTCAAATAAATAATGAAAATTCAATTTTTGCCCATTATAAAAAAATGATAGATTTGCGACAAAATGGGAAATATTCAGATTGCTTGACTTTTGGTGATTTTATTTCTGTTCCGTTGGAGAATGAAAAAATTATTGCTTATGTGAGAAAATATGGAAATCAGAAAGTTCTTTGTATTAATAATTTTTCTTGCGAAAAACAGGAAGTGAAATTAAGTGAAATTGCGAGAAGCATTAATGAAGCTGAAATCAAGTTAGGGGATGTTCTGATTAATAATTATGAGAATGTTGAAAATGATGGCAAAGTGTTGATTTTTGAAGGATATCAAAGTTTATTAGTTCAAATTTAA
- a CDS encoding HAD family hydrolase: protein MKIKGVLFDFNGTMLFDSELQEDVWRKFLKNKINREISNEEIHKYIHGGNNKTVLSHFFNRDFSNEEAEKLGEEKESMYRDMCLKDEKMFKLVKGLPEFLDKLKEDGIPVTIATGAPLSNVKFYFEYLDLGKWFDINKVVYTDGSFKGKPEPDIFLKAAKNIDVDIEDCAVYEDAILGIEAAKRANAAKIIAVSSTLENNKLSSIDGISYVIKDFTEISIDNL, encoded by the coding sequence ATGAAAATAAAGGGAGTATTATTTGATTTTAATGGGACGATGCTTTTTGACAGTGAATTACAGGAAGATGTATGGAGAAAATTTTTGAAAAATAAGATAAATAGGGAAATTTCAAATGAAGAAATTCATAAGTACATTCATGGTGGAAATAATAAAACAGTCCTTTCACATTTTTTTAACAGAGATTTTTCAAATGAGGAAGCTGAAAAATTGGGAGAAGAAAAGGAAAGCATGTATCGGGATATGTGCTTAAAAGATGAGAAAATGTTCAAATTAGTAAAAGGATTGCCAGAATTTCTTGATAAGTTAAAAGAAGATGGTATTCCAGTTACGATAGCAACGGGTGCTCCTCTAAGCAATGTAAAATTTTATTTTGAATATCTTGATTTGGGAAAATGGTTTGACATAAATAAAGTTGTTTATACTGACGGGAGCTTTAAAGGGAAGCCTGAACCTGACATTTTTTTGAAGGCGGCAAAAAATATAGATGTGGATATTGAGGATTGTGCGGTGTATGAAGATGCGATACTTGGGATAGAAGCGGCAAAACGGGCAAATGCTGCAAAAATTATAGCTGTTTCTTCGACTCTTGAGAACAATAAATTATCATCAATTGATGGAATTTCGTATGTTATAAAAGATTTTACGGAAATATCAATAGATAATTTATAA
- a CDS encoding replication initiation protein yields the protein MTDSFSFSFYNNIIKNFKDKNEVTLPVSLVKTYLNADDKYERFFDFEKHILKKAVLDINTFTDFSVEYEKIKECKKATNKIISINFSINKSKQSYKPYDNKIYKMLGLIKKKISNPEEIYHLFVLYVAKRGYKYVYDNINYAKNSFPEDFEKNLKKALMLNLASNKLKLYVNELKTVKSPIVLFYTLTRKLNKIKRHYPKIEELMRNFKLKNIDSISYFKDNDSFEFSNKYIRIFVKYYSDKKSTIEIYLPSNIIEKMKLENEI from the coding sequence ATGACAGATTCCTTCTCATTCAGTTTTTATAACAATATTATTAAAAATTTTAAAGACAAAAATGAAGTCACTTTACCTGTTTCATTAGTAAAGACATATCTCAACGCAGATGATAAATATGAAAGGTTTTTTGATTTTGAAAAGCATATTTTAAAAAAAGCTGTACTAGATATAAACACTTTTACGGATTTCTCAGTTGAATATGAAAAGATAAAAGAATGCAAAAAAGCAACAAATAAAATTATCTCAATAAACTTTTCCATAAATAAATCAAAACAATCTTACAAGCCTTATGATAACAAAATTTATAAAATGCTGGGACTTATCAAGAAAAAAATTTCCAATCCTGAGGAAATTTACCATTTATTTGTACTTTATGTGGCAAAGAGAGGATATAAATACGTCTATGACAATATAAATTATGCAAAAAACTCTTTTCCTGAAGATTTTGAAAAAAATTTAAAAAAAGCTCTTATGCTTAATCTAGCTTCGAACAAGCTAAAACTTTATGTAAATGAACTAAAAACAGTCAAATCTCCAATAGTTCTATTTTACACTCTTACAAGGAAACTTAACAAAATTAAAAGACATTATCCAAAAATCGAGGAACTTATGCGTAACTTCAAATTAAAGAATATTGATTCCATTAGCTATTTTAAAGATAATGACTCTTTTGAATTTTCAAATAAATATATCAGAATTTTTGTAAAATACTATTCTGACAAAAAGTCCACTATTGAAATATATCTTCCAAGCAACATTATTGAAAAAATGAAACTGGAAAATGAAATTTAA
- a CDS encoding PEP phosphonomutase, with translation MGKRLLSCFTSDFNKMSGQDLKNAIKASEGRTVLSENVAGRRSVTGDVTNSELARAFGADLILLNGLDVYNPVIAALPESDEPIKLLKKLTGRPVGLNLEPVDLNADMMEEIEIIPEGRMCSEATLKKIEEMGFDFVCLTGNPGTGVTNNRISEGIKQAKKYFSGMVIAGKMHSAGVDEPVADLKAVKEFIESGADVIMLPAVGTVPGFTQDEMIKAVKFIKENGALSMSAIGTSQESSTRETIREIAIMNKIAGVDIQHIGDAGYSGVANYENIMELSIAIRGVRHTIRMIAASNDR, from the coding sequence ATGGGAAAAAGGTTATTAAGCTGTTTTACCAGTGATTTCAATAAAATGTCGGGGCAGGATTTAAAAAATGCAATAAAGGCAAGTGAAGGCAGAACAGTGTTGTCAGAAAATGTTGCAGGAAGAAGAAGCGTTACAGGTGATGTTACAAATAGTGAACTGGCAAGAGCGTTTGGGGCAGATCTTATACTGCTGAATGGGCTGGATGTTTATAATCCAGTTATAGCGGCTTTGCCTGAAAGCGATGAGCCGATAAAACTTTTAAAAAAACTTACAGGTAGGCCAGTAGGGCTAAATCTTGAGCCTGTGGACTTGAATGCAGATATGATGGAGGAAATAGAGATTATTCCTGAAGGAAGAATGTGCTCTGAGGCGACACTGAAAAAAATAGAAGAAATGGGATTTGACTTTGTATGTCTTACAGGGAATCCTGGGACAGGAGTTACAAATAATCGAATTTCAGAAGGGATAAAACAGGCTAAAAAATATTTTAGTGGAATGGTAATAGCGGGGAAAATGCACTCAGCAGGAGTAGATGAGCCTGTTGCAGATTTGAAAGCTGTAAAAGAGTTTATAGAAAGTGGGGCAGATGTTATTATGCTTCCAGCTGTGGGAACAGTGCCTGGTTTTACTCAGGATGAAATGATAAAGGCTGTGAAATTTATTAAGGAAAACGGAGCATTGTCAATGTCAGCGATAGGAACGAGTCAGGAAAGTTCTACAAGGGAAACAATAAGGGAAATAGCGATAATGAATAAAATTGCAGGAGTTGATATTCAGCATATTGGAGATGCGGGATATTCAGGAGTTGCAAATTATGAGAATATAATGGAACTGTCAATAGCCATAAGAGGTGTAAGACATACAATTAGAATGATTGCTGCTTCAAATGACAGATAA
- a CDS encoding PTS sugar transporter subunit IIB, protein MKRIYLFCAAGMSTSLVAKKMQEVADKHNLPVEVKAFPDSKIDVTVEEFHPDIILLGPQVKFKFEETASKYEPKGIPVAVIDLEDYGKVDGERILKRAIKILKEKAVKEDV, encoded by the coding sequence ATGAAAAGAATATATTTGTTTTGTGCTGCGGGAATGTCTACAAGTTTGGTTGCCAAAAAAATGCAGGAAGTGGCAGATAAGCATAATTTACCTGTTGAAGTAAAGGCTTTTCCTGACAGCAAAATAGATGTTACTGTTGAAGAATTTCATCCAGATATAATATTGCTGGGGCCTCAAGTAAAATTTAAATTTGAAGAGACGGCTTCAAAATATGAGCCGAAAGGAATCCCTGTGGCAGTAATTGATCTGGAAGATTACGGGAAAGTTGATGGAGAACGTATTTTAAAAAGAGCAATAAAAATATTAAAAGAAAAGGCGGTAAAAGAAGATGTTTGA